A stretch of Pirellulales bacterium DNA encodes these proteins:
- the alaS gene encoding alanine--tRNA ligase — protein sequence MQTDELREKYLAFFESKGCTRRPSDVLVPRWDPSVLFTPAGMNQFKDHFLGRCKLDFTRATTCQKCLRTGDIDNVGRTAYHHTFFEMLGNFSFGDYFKREAIHWGWEFLTSPKWLGLPADRLTVSVYLDDDEAYGIWNEEIKLAADRIQRFGEADNFWPASAPSQGPDGVCGPCSEIFYHPPTGGEVEIWNLVFTQFNRVGDPPNNLRPLPSKNIDTGMGLERTAATLQGVDTNYHIDILRPIVEAAAEVCGLKYDPSDENGRRLRRITDHIRACTFAVHEEVYPGPDKQKYVVRRLLRRAMLDGHQMGVRQPFLFRLVPVVAQMMRRPYPELSQTIDRVSQVIQGEEANFLSKIDAGLERIERLFGEVKRAGRAMVAGRDAAELYTTHGFPPELLETLAAEHNLTFDWKGFRQAMDEHGDVSRVGGKKELFKTGPLDPLKKVSAGTQFLGYETTSAEAKIVGILAQDQLVEMVAEVGHEQPLKVILDRTPFYGESGGQVGDIGTLSGAKFHFDVIDTQKEDGFTLHVGHLRSGRLELGDKAVAQTDTTRRAGIRRAHSATHLLHFALQKHLGSHALQQGSKVDNDWLRFDFANPSAVGAELVEQIESEVNDKVVAAEPVGWKTLPIAEARQAGAMMLFGEKYPDVVRMVSMGEFSKELCGGTHVNNTGQVGLFHIVGEESVSAGTRRITAVTGREALRRLRTAEHALAETAAAMRVPVSDVPARAAALVKEVRDLKKHLSAGPRAAEFSPDKLLAEALHVGDVTVVVAEAPGADAQGMRQIIDQLRKKASPVAVLLGSRDEEKVTLVAGISRELEAQGVNAGQWIRAAAEVVGGRGGGRADLAQAGGRHPEKLPEALAAARESFAELVAK from the coding sequence ATGCAAACCGACGAGCTACGCGAAAAGTATCTGGCGTTTTTCGAGTCCAAAGGCTGCACCCGCCGACCCAGCGACGTTCTGGTGCCGCGGTGGGATCCTTCGGTGCTCTTCACCCCGGCCGGGATGAACCAGTTCAAAGACCACTTCCTGGGCCGCTGCAAACTCGATTTCACCCGCGCCACTACCTGCCAAAAATGCCTCCGCACCGGCGATATCGACAACGTCGGCCGGACGGCCTACCACCATACGTTCTTCGAAATGCTCGGCAATTTCAGCTTCGGCGACTATTTCAAACGCGAAGCGATTCACTGGGGCTGGGAATTTCTCACCAGCCCGAAATGGCTCGGCCTGCCCGCCGACCGGCTGACCGTTTCGGTCTATCTCGACGACGATGAGGCCTACGGCATTTGGAACGAGGAAATCAAGCTGGCGGCGGACCGGATCCAGCGGTTTGGCGAGGCCGATAATTTCTGGCCCGCGAGCGCCCCCAGCCAAGGGCCCGACGGCGTTTGCGGCCCGTGCAGCGAAATCTTCTACCATCCGCCCACCGGCGGCGAAGTGGAGATCTGGAACCTTGTGTTCACGCAGTTCAACCGCGTCGGCGATCCGCCCAATAACCTCCGCCCCTTGCCGAGCAAGAATATCGACACCGGCATGGGACTGGAGCGCACCGCTGCCACGCTCCAAGGCGTCGACACGAATTACCACATCGATATCCTCCGTCCGATCGTCGAAGCGGCCGCGGAAGTTTGCGGGCTGAAATACGATCCGTCGGACGAAAACGGCCGCCGCCTGCGCCGCATCACCGACCATATTCGCGCTTGCACGTTCGCCGTGCATGAAGAAGTGTATCCGGGGCCGGACAAGCAGAAATACGTCGTCCGCCGCCTGCTGCGCCGGGCCATGCTGGATGGGCATCAGATGGGCGTCCGCCAGCCGTTCCTGTTTCGGCTCGTGCCGGTGGTGGCCCAGATGATGCGCCGGCCCTATCCCGAACTGAGCCAAACGATCGATCGAGTCTCGCAGGTGATCCAAGGCGAGGAAGCGAATTTTCTGTCCAAGATCGACGCCGGTCTCGAGCGCATCGAACGGCTCTTCGGCGAAGTGAAGCGGGCGGGCCGGGCCATGGTCGCCGGCCGCGATGCCGCCGAGCTTTACACCACGCACGGCTTCCCGCCCGAGTTGCTCGAAACCCTCGCCGCCGAACACAACCTGACCTTCGATTGGAAAGGCTTCCGCCAGGCAATGGATGAGCACGGCGACGTTTCTCGCGTCGGCGGCAAGAAAGAACTTTTCAAAACCGGTCCGCTCGATCCGCTCAAGAAAGTGAGCGCCGGCACGCAATTTCTCGGCTACGAAACGACCTCGGCCGAGGCCAAGATCGTCGGCATCCTGGCTCAAGACCAACTCGTGGAAATGGTCGCTGAGGTCGGCCATGAACAGCCGCTCAAGGTGATCCTCGATCGCACGCCATTCTACGGCGAAAGCGGCGGACAAGTTGGCGACATCGGCACGCTCAGCGGCGCCAAATTCCACTTCGACGTGATCGACACGCAAAAGGAAGACGGCTTCACCTTGCACGTCGGCCATCTCCGCTCCGGCCGCCTCGAACTCGGCGACAAAGCCGTCGCGCAAACCGACACCACGCGCCGCGCCGGCATTCGCCGCGCCCATTCGGCCACGCACCTCTTGCACTTCGCTTTGCAAAAGCATCTCGGCAGCCATGCACTGCAGCAAGGCTCGAAAGTCGATAATGATTGGCTGCGGTTCGACTTTGCCAATCCCTCGGCCGTCGGCGCGGAATTGGTCGAGCAGATCGAAAGCGAAGTGAACGACAAAGTCGTGGCCGCCGAACCGGTCGGTTGGAAAACATTGCCGATCGCCGAAGCCCGGCAGGCCGGGGCAATGATGCTCTTCGGCGAAAAATATCCCGATGTGGTGCGGATGGTGTCGATGGGCGAGTTCAGCAAAGAACTTTGCGGCGGCACGCATGTGAACAACACCGGGCAGGTCGGGCTGTTTCACATCGTCGGCGAAGAAAGCGTTTCGGCCGGCACGCGGCGAATCACCGCCGTCACCGGCCGCGAAGCCCTCCGCCGGCTCCGCACCGCCGAACACGCGCTTGCCGAAACGGCCGCGGCGATGCGCGTGCCCGTGTCGGATGTGCCCGCGCGAGCGGCAGCGCTCGTGAAAGAAGTGCGCGATTTGAAAAAGCACCTGTCGGCCGGCCCGCGGGCCGCGGAATTCTCGCCCGACAAGCTTTTGGCCGAGGCGCTGCATGTCGGCGACGTCACGGTGGTCGTGGCCGAGGCGCCCGGCGCCGACGCACAAGGCATGCGGCAGATCATCGACCAACTGCGGAAGAAGGCCAGCCCCGTGGCTGTCTTATTGGGCAGCCGCGACGAAGAAAAGGTGACGCTCGTCGCAGGCATCAGCCGCGAGCTGGAAGCGCAGGGCGTGAATGCCGGCCAATGGATCCGCGCGGCTGCGGAAGTGGTCGGCGGCCGCGGCGGCGGCCGCGCCGATCTGGCCCAAGCCGGCGGCCGCCACCCCGAAAAACTCCCCGAAGCCCTCGCCGCAGCGCGCGAAAGCTTCGCCGAGCTGGTAGCGAAATGA
- a CDS encoding peptidylprolyl isomerase codes for MSPRLNSYPIVLSSTAPHRAASALAMLSVAALLTALAISATGCGSHGAPALPAASISAGEGSPESIAPGGATNASNPDRLHPIVQFHTSLGDITVKLDAEHAPITVDNFLAYLDRGQYDNTLFHQVVPGVVILGGGYDAFGKEKPTGPPIRNEAHNGLKNRRGTIAMARRPDSVDSSTCQFFINLADNPALDNKEAPTKVVDFRNVRGQPREFKAPDASLYGYCVFGEVVSGMEVVDQIGTTPLHDTDKFTSTPVNPVRIQWVHLVR; via the coding sequence ATGTCGCCGCGACTGAATTCCTACCCGATCGTTTTGTCTTCCACCGCGCCGCATCGCGCCGCTTCGGCCCTCGCGATGCTCTCTGTCGCCGCGCTGCTAACCGCATTGGCGATCTCGGCTACGGGCTGCGGTTCGCACGGTGCCCCGGCGCTGCCCGCTGCTAGCATTTCGGCCGGAGAAGGATCCCCCGAATCGATCGCGCCGGGCGGTGCGACGAATGCATCGAACCCAGACCGATTACATCCGATCGTGCAATTTCATACGAGCCTCGGCGACATCACCGTCAAGCTCGACGCCGAACACGCACCGATCACGGTCGATAATTTCCTCGCCTATCTCGACCGCGGACAATACGACAACACGCTCTTCCATCAAGTCGTGCCCGGCGTGGTGATCCTCGGCGGCGGCTACGATGCGTTTGGCAAGGAGAAGCCGACCGGACCGCCGATTCGCAATGAAGCTCACAATGGGCTGAAGAACCGCCGCGGAACGATCGCCATGGCCCGCCGCCCCGATTCGGTCGACAGTTCGACTTGCCAATTCTTCATCAATCTGGCCGACAATCCGGCGCTCGACAATAAAGAAGCCCCGACGAAGGTCGTCGATTTTCGCAACGTGCGCGGGCAGCCGCGCGAGTTCAAGGCCCCCGACGCTTCTCTCTACGGCTATTGCGTGTTCGGCGAGGTGGTGTCGGGCATGGAGGTGGTCGACCAAATCGGCACGACCCCGCTGCACGACACCGACAAGTTCACCTCGACGCCAGTCAATCCTGTGCGCATCCAGTGGGTTCATTTGGTGCGGTGA
- a CDS encoding alpha-1,4-glucan--maltose-1-phosphate maltosyltransferase gives MDAGRRRVAIEGISPQVDGGRWPVKRIQNDTVVVEANVFADGHDEVRAVLLLRHEHDEHWSQLPFEPLGNDRWRTSFVVEQLGTYRYTVCGWIDRFSTWRHDFEKRVAAGSDVLVDLAIGARLVEETADRAGPGADGVRLTALAAILDGSHDAAARSRLAVDAELLELMEKYPDLELSTTYEPELRLSVERPLAGFSAWYEMFPRSASAVPGRHGTFADCEARLPYVAQMGFDILYLPPIHPIGMAFRKGKNNATTAQPGDFGSPWAIGGADGGHKACHRELGTIKDFRRLLAAAKTHGIEIALDLAYQCSPDHPYAAEHPEWFLRRPDGTIQYAENPPKKYQDIYPFYFETSAWRPLWEELKSVVTFWIGEGVRVFRVDNPHTKPFAFWEWLIGDIRRQYPDVIFLAEAFTRPKIMYRLAKLGFTQSYTYFSWRNTRQELAEYFQELTQPELRNIFRPNLWPNTPDILPEYLQTGGRGAFVTRLILAATLGANYGIYGPAFELCESQPMRAGSEEYLNSEKYELRSWPLDRPDSLRELIGRVNRIRRGNPALQRDANIEFHPVDNAAQQLLCYSKRTDDFSNRIVVVANLDPRVAQAGMVHLQLDRLGIPGDQPYLMHDLLSDKSYGWRGSDGYVELAPDKVAAHVFQVRRWLRSEGGVEVFEP, from the coding sequence ATGGATGCCGGCCGACGCCGCGTCGCGATCGAAGGGATTTCGCCGCAGGTCGACGGCGGCCGCTGGCCGGTCAAACGGATTCAAAACGACACGGTCGTCGTCGAGGCGAATGTTTTCGCAGACGGACACGACGAAGTTCGCGCGGTGTTGCTCTTGCGCCATGAACACGACGAGCATTGGTCGCAGCTTCCCTTCGAACCGCTCGGTAACGATCGTTGGCGGACAAGCTTCGTCGTCGAACAGCTCGGCACCTACCGATACACGGTTTGCGGCTGGATCGATCGCTTTTCAACCTGGCGGCACGATTTCGAAAAGCGCGTCGCCGCGGGGAGCGACGTGTTGGTAGATCTCGCGATCGGCGCTCGCCTCGTTGAAGAGACAGCCGACCGCGCCGGGCCCGGCGCGGATGGAGTCCGGCTGACGGCGCTGGCGGCCATTCTGGACGGCTCGCATGACGCTGCCGCGCGATCGCGTTTGGCGGTCGATGCCGAGTTGCTCGAGTTGATGGAAAAATATCCCGACCTTGAGTTGTCGACCACCTACGAGCCGGAATTGCGGCTCTCGGTCGAGCGGCCCTTGGCCGGCTTCAGCGCTTGGTATGAAATGTTTCCCCGCTCGGCGAGCGCCGTTCCCGGGCGGCATGGAACCTTTGCCGATTGCGAGGCGCGGCTGCCGTATGTCGCGCAAATGGGCTTCGATATCTTGTATCTGCCGCCGATCCATCCGATCGGGATGGCCTTTCGCAAGGGAAAAAACAACGCCACCACGGCGCAGCCCGGCGATTTCGGCAGCCCTTGGGCCATCGGGGGGGCCGACGGCGGACACAAAGCCTGCCATCGCGAACTGGGCACGATCAAGGATTTCCGCCGCTTGTTGGCCGCCGCCAAAACCCATGGCATCGAGATCGCCCTCGACCTTGCCTACCAGTGTTCGCCCGACCATCCCTACGCGGCCGAGCATCCGGAGTGGTTTCTGCGGCGGCCCGACGGCACGATCCAATACGCCGAGAATCCGCCGAAGAAGTATCAAGACATCTATCCATTCTATTTCGAGACGAGCGCCTGGCGGCCATTGTGGGAGGAGTTGAAAAGCGTCGTAACGTTTTGGATCGGCGAAGGGGTGCGCGTTTTCCGCGTCGACAATCCGCATACCAAGCCGTTCGCGTTTTGGGAATGGTTGATCGGCGACATCCGGCGGCAATATCCCGACGTGATTTTTCTCGCCGAGGCGTTTACCCGGCCGAAAATCATGTATCGACTGGCGAAGCTGGGCTTCACGCAGTCGTACACTTATTTCTCCTGGCGCAACACGCGGCAAGAACTGGCCGAGTATTTTCAGGAACTGACGCAGCCGGAGCTTCGCAACATTTTTCGTCCCAATCTGTGGCCTAACACCCCGGACATACTTCCGGAATATTTGCAGACCGGCGGGCGCGGCGCGTTCGTGACGCGCCTCATTCTTGCCGCCACGCTGGGCGCCAACTACGGCATTTACGGCCCAGCGTTCGAACTCTGCGAATCGCAGCCGATGCGCGCCGGCAGCGAGGAATATCTCAACTCGGAGAAATATGAATTGCGCTCTTGGCCCCTCGATCGGCCCGACAGCCTGCGGGAATTGATCGGACGCGTGAATCGCATCCGTCGCGGGAATCCGGCCTTGCAGCGCGATGCGAATATCGAATTTCATCCCGTCGACAACGCGGCCCAACAATTGCTCTGCTATAGCAAGCGGACCGATGATTTCAGCAATCGCATCGTCGTGGTTGCGAATCTCGATCCGCGCGTCGCACAGGCCGGCATGGTGCATTTGCAGTTGGATCGGCTGGGGATTCCCGGCGACCAGCCCTATCTGATGCACGATTTGCTAAGCGACAAGAGCTATGGATGGCGTGGAAGCGACGGCTATGTCGAGCTGGCGCCGGACAAAGTTGCGGCGCATGTTTTTCAGGTCCGCCGTTGGCTGCGCAGCGAAGGTGGTGTCGAGGTGTTCGAGCCATGA
- a CDS encoding putative maltokinase codes for MTREILDPAFKISLRQWLTSRRWFAGKARAIVRIDPADTLPLPLPGAGLMLIRVEYTFGPGELYQLMYVWRRGEAADRLAAEHPEAVVHRVEQGAGEPTSLLAEALADRDFSAGLLELMSGNRKSTGPAELPPVIRGLGRPAGMIAAASVPELSEVMKAGTANLAPTPLSADQSNSCVVFGRELFLKLFRKLVPGVNPELEIGRFLAASGSFSHTPALCGSLEYKSTQSESEPLTLGLLQRFTPGKSAWQTTLDQLAVYFGRIAQLLPEDRPSANNTFEPTHEQAAASEKGLENVSPWKMAGRRPIVAAEPLVGDELRKMALLGRRTAELHLALASDTEQARFVPEPFTEKQQQSLRWSMRDLASRTCELLRQRLPQVPADVQPAARQVLSQEARLLARFDEIVVEPIDGKRIRCHGDYHLGQVLDLGDDFMIIDFEGEPARSLEERRAKRSPLFDVAGMIRSLHYASSQGLFQQLRSNEQPAMEPNALREAAACWYRWSLSAFLGAYRSTAATGSFLPRSATICDRVLGLFVLEKAVYELAYELNNRPDWVEVPLSGLLELLGPSR; via the coding sequence ATGACACGCGAAATCCTTGATCCGGCGTTCAAGATCAGCCTGCGGCAATGGCTGACGTCGCGGCGATGGTTTGCCGGCAAGGCGCGGGCGATCGTGCGCATCGATCCCGCCGATACGTTGCCGCTTCCGCTTCCCGGCGCTGGGCTGATGCTGATCCGCGTCGAATACACGTTCGGACCTGGGGAGCTGTATCAATTGATGTATGTATGGCGCCGGGGGGAAGCGGCCGACCGCCTGGCGGCCGAGCATCCCGAAGCTGTGGTGCATCGAGTCGAGCAGGGGGCCGGCGAGCCGACGTCGCTTTTGGCCGAGGCGCTGGCCGACCGGGATTTTTCCGCGGGACTTCTGGAACTCATGTCGGGAAACCGGAAATCCACCGGCCCCGCCGAGCTGCCGCCCGTGATCCGTGGTTTGGGTCGGCCGGCTGGGATGATTGCCGCTGCGTCGGTGCCGGAATTGAGCGAGGTGATGAAGGCCGGAACGGCTAACCTCGCTCCCACGCCGCTTTCCGCCGATCAAAGCAATAGTTGCGTCGTCTTCGGCCGCGAACTGTTTTTGAAGCTGTTTCGCAAGCTCGTGCCGGGCGTGAATCCTGAACTGGAAATCGGCCGGTTCCTTGCCGCGAGCGGTTCGTTCTCCCACACGCCGGCACTATGCGGCTCGTTGGAATATAAGTCGACGCAATCCGAAAGCGAACCGCTCACGCTAGGCCTGTTGCAACGTTTCACGCCCGGCAAATCGGCTTGGCAAACGACGCTAGATCAGTTGGCCGTGTATTTCGGTCGCATCGCGCAGTTGTTGCCCGAGGATCGCCCCAGTGCAAACAACACATTCGAGCCGACGCACGAACAGGCAGCGGCGAGTGAAAAGGGCCTGGAAAACGTCTCGCCATGGAAAATGGCCGGCCGACGGCCGATCGTGGCCGCCGAACCTCTGGTGGGCGACGAGCTTCGCAAAATGGCGCTGCTCGGCCGTCGCACTGCCGAACTGCATTTGGCGCTGGCTTCCGACACCGAGCAAGCCCGCTTCGTGCCCGAGCCATTTACGGAAAAACAACAACAGTCCCTGCGCTGGTCGATGCGCGACCTCGCCTCGCGGACATGCGAACTGCTGCGCCAACGGTTGCCGCAAGTGCCGGCCGACGTTCAGCCGGCGGCTCGACAGGTGCTCTCCCAAGAGGCACGGTTGCTGGCCCGGTTCGATGAGATCGTCGTCGAACCCATCGACGGGAAGCGGATTCGCTGCCACGGAGATTATCATCTCGGCCAAGTGCTCGATCTGGGCGACGATTTCATGATTATCGACTTCGAGGGGGAACCGGCGCGCTCGTTGGAAGAACGGCGTGCCAAGCGATCGCCGCTATTCGACGTGGCCGGCATGATTCGGTCATTGCACTACGCGTCGTCGCAAGGTCTGTTCCAGCAATTGCGATCGAACGAACAACCAGCGATGGAACCAAATGCGCTGCGCGAAGCAGCCGCGTGTTGGTATCGCTGGTCGCTCTCGGCATTCCTGGGCGCATACCGCTCCACGGCAGCGACCGGAAGCTTCTTGCCGCGCTCCGCGACGATCTGCGATCGGGTGCTCGGATTGTTCGTGCTGGAAAAAGCGGTTTATGAGTTGGCCTACGAGCTAAACAATCGCCCCGATTGGGTCGAAGTGCCGCTTTCCGGCTTGCTCGAATTGCTCGGCCCGTCTCGATAG
- a CDS encoding DUF1559 domain-containing protein, which yields MARPGFTLVELLVVIAIIGVLIAMLLPAVQSAREAARVKQCQSNLKQLGLAYTQYLDQFAHYPADWNAGPPPVPPGQQHGPGLVLYKWVDGITYYPPNIAMALAPYCEGPPEPQITQNQPNALAQLAMMPVFQCPDDNGGSYTYTDPSSGNTNTVTVPNPYFQTTGTSYDGPTSYWNPIVDANLHILGFQGVPRNRGGVSQRRGGTASQMSSSLILWLYDIDNFHGSSGSGVAMNYLYADGHVDDGIANNSQ from the coding sequence ATCGCCCGACCAGGTTTCACGTTGGTCGAGCTATTGGTCGTGATCGCGATCATCGGCGTTCTGATCGCCATGCTATTGCCGGCAGTGCAATCGGCCCGGGAAGCCGCGCGGGTCAAGCAATGCCAGTCGAATCTTAAGCAGCTTGGCCTCGCCTACACGCAATATCTGGATCAATTCGCCCACTATCCTGCGGATTGGAACGCCGGGCCGCCGCCGGTTCCGCCAGGACAGCAGCATGGTCCAGGGCTCGTGCTGTATAAATGGGTCGACGGGATAACCTACTATCCGCCGAATATTGCCATGGCCCTCGCGCCGTATTGCGAAGGGCCCCCCGAACCGCAGATCACGCAGAACCAACCGAATGCTCTGGCGCAATTGGCCATGATGCCGGTGTTTCAGTGCCCGGACGACAATGGCGGCAGCTACACCTACACCGATCCATCGTCGGGCAATACGAACACGGTGACGGTGCCGAATCCGTATTTCCAAACCACGGGCACCAGCTACGACGGGCCCACGAGCTACTGGAACCCGATCGTGGATGCGAACCTGCATATTCTTGGTTTCCAAGGCGTGCCGCGAAATCGTGGGGGCGTGTCGCAGCGCCGCGGCGGCACCGCAAGCCAAATGAGCAGTTCGCTGATTCTTTGGCTCTATGATATCGATAATTTCCACGGTTCTTCGGGAAGCGGCGTGGCCATGAATTACCTCTACGCCGATGGCCATGTCGACGACGGAATCGCCAACAACTCGCAATAG
- a CDS encoding serine/threonine-protein kinase produces the protein MTQTTESLKLLRAAAVRSWVPHPAAELRASSAEPIPTEAGSWRLEGVLGEGTLARVFAAQPVGSTAGRPAPYALKMLRPRWHDRPEAIALMRREALVGRSVANPHLVAILVAHVQESPYFVVMPRLAGETLAAVLARDGTLDVLRALWIARQTAEALDALHRQGFLHGDVKPSNIQLAPTGHATLLDLSFVRPMSDSGPALDTPLMGTPSYLAPEQISSTLRNDQRSDIYSLGAVLYEMLAGEPPFAARELAELLELHRQNRPRQLRSVRPDVPSPLAKLIGEMIAKEPLRRPQTMGEVIRSLVRLEIDEGASAAMPLDFAI, from the coding sequence ATGACCCAAACCACCGAATCCCTCAAACTGCTCCGCGCTGCCGCTGTGCGCTCGTGGGTGCCGCATCCAGCGGCCGAATTGCGCGCTTCCTCGGCCGAGCCAATACCGACCGAGGCCGGTTCGTGGCGGCTGGAAGGCGTGTTGGGCGAGGGAACGCTGGCACGGGTGTTCGCCGCCCAACCGGTGGGAAGCACGGCAGGCCGCCCGGCGCCGTATGCGCTGAAAATGCTCCGCCCGCGCTGGCACGACCGGCCGGAAGCGATCGCCCTGATGCGCCGCGAGGCGCTCGTCGGACGGTCGGTCGCGAATCCGCATCTGGTGGCGATCCTCGTGGCCCACGTACAGGAGTCGCCGTATTTCGTCGTCATGCCGCGGTTGGCCGGCGAGACGCTCGCGGCAGTGCTCGCCCGCGACGGCACGCTAGACGTGTTGCGAGCCCTCTGGATTGCTCGCCAGACGGCCGAAGCCCTTGATGCGTTGCACCGCCAGGGATTCTTACACGGCGACGTGAAGCCCAGCAATATTCAGTTGGCTCCCACGGGCCACGCGACGCTGTTGGATTTGAGCTTTGTCCGGCCGATGAGCGATAGCGGCCCGGCGCTCGACACACCGCTGATGGGAACGCCCAGTTATCTCGCCCCCGAGCAGATTAGTTCGACCTTGCGCAACGATCAGCGCAGCGACATTTACAGCCTCGGCGCGGTGCTCTACGAAATGCTTGCCGGCGAGCCGCCGTTCGCGGCCCGAGAGCTGGCCGAGCTATTGGAATTGCACCGCCAAAATCGGCCGCGGCAATTGCGGTCGGTGCGGCCCGACGTACCGTCGCCGTTGGCCAAGCTGATTGGTGAGATGATCGCCAAGGAACCGCTCCGCCGGCCGCAAACGATGGGCGAGGTCATCCGCTCGCTGGTGCGGCTAGAGATCGACGAAGGCGCAAGCGCCGCGATGCCGCTCGATTTCGCGATTTAG
- a CDS encoding substrate-binding domain-containing protein → MGRITARSIVLLPEFLLLAAACSIALIAGGCNESPATNGKKRIVLLINTPSSYWETGRKGMELAAKDLKLADAGYEAVFATNDQKEQGQIDVLRQLSTQHDIVGIAISPVKADNLAIVEEMRKLRKKGVHVICMDGDVDRAKYRDAREAYIGTDNFRAGEVLGDAAKHLLDDRKAAKGGYVDFVGFRTAQNAIDRMDGIKKTLGGSYPELDRMEDGTDLSVAKGNVRKAFENHPDLQALVGIWSYNAPLIGDVVGREHADRRSSLTVATFDCEAGAIEQMGKGNIDVMVVQNPYDICYQSVRLLEALAKDDTATVKKMLPDQGKEGGDIYNTDIRVVVPNDKSPLTANLFSQYGPTVQFFTLPKFKDWLNERGLTGS, encoded by the coding sequence ATGGGCCGAATCACGGCTCGTTCGATCGTTTTACTGCCGGAATTTTTGCTGCTTGCCGCCGCTTGCTCGATCGCCCTGATCGCTGGCGGATGCAACGAATCGCCCGCTACCAACGGTAAGAAGCGGATCGTCCTCTTGATCAACACGCCGTCGTCGTATTGGGAAACCGGCCGCAAGGGGATGGAGCTGGCCGCGAAGGATTTAAAGCTGGCCGACGCCGGATATGAGGCCGTGTTCGCAACGAACGATCAAAAGGAGCAGGGCCAAATCGACGTGCTGCGGCAGTTGAGCACGCAACACGATATCGTCGGCATCGCGATCTCACCGGTGAAGGCCGATAATCTGGCCATCGTCGAGGAGATGCGAAAGCTTCGGAAAAAAGGCGTGCATGTCATTTGCATGGACGGCGACGTCGACCGGGCGAAATATCGCGATGCCCGAGAGGCCTACATCGGCACTGACAACTTCCGGGCCGGCGAAGTTCTCGGCGATGCAGCCAAGCATTTGCTCGACGATCGCAAAGCGGCGAAGGGTGGCTATGTCGATTTCGTCGGATTTCGCACCGCGCAAAACGCCATCGACCGAATGGACGGCATCAAGAAAACACTCGGCGGCTCGTATCCAGAGCTCGACCGGATGGAAGACGGGACCGATTTGTCGGTCGCCAAAGGCAACGTCCGCAAGGCGTTCGAAAATCATCCTGACCTGCAGGCTCTCGTTGGAATCTGGTCGTACAACGCGCCGCTGATCGGCGACGTCGTCGGGCGCGAACATGCCGACCGCCGCAGCTCGCTGACAGTCGCCACCTTCGACTGCGAAGCCGGCGCGATCGAGCAAATGGGCAAGGGAAACATCGACGTCATGGTCGTGCAGAATCCCTACGATATTTGCTACCAATCCGTGCGGCTGCTCGAGGCGTTGGCAAAAGACGACACGGCCACGGTCAAGAAGATGTTGCCCGATCAAGGCAAGGAGGGGGGCGACATCTACAACACGGATATCCGCGTCGTCGTGCCCAACGATAAGTCGCCGCTGACGGCCAATCTGTTTAGCCAATATGGCCCGACCGTCCAATTCTTCACGTTGCCGAAATTCAAGGATTGGCTCAACGAGCGCGGCCTGACCGGATCATGA